From Polynucleobacter ibericus:
ATGACATTGCCAAGGCCTTAGGCGGATTTACAAAGTATGAGGATTATTTTGAGAGCGATGAATTCTTAATCTCTTCTGCGGTCGGTCATTTACTAGAAATTGCTGCTCCCGAAGAGTTTGACGTAAAGCGTGGCAAATGGTCATTTGCTAATTTACCAGTGGTGCCCCCTTATTTTGATTTACGTCCGATTGCAAAAACAGAGTCGCGCCTCAAGGTTTTGCAAAAACTCATTAAACGCAAAGATGTCACTTCACTAATTAATGCCTGTGACGCGGGACGTGAAGGCGAACTTATTTTCCGTTTAATTGCACAGCATGCAAAAGCATCGCAGTCTATTCAACGTTTATGGCTGCAATCGATGACCCCAGCAGCAATTCGTGAGGGCTTCACTAATTTGCGCACTGATGAGGATATGAAGCCTCTTGCTGATGCTGCTCGTTGTCGCTCAGAAGCGGACTGGTTAGTCGGCATTAACGGCACGCGTGCGATGACTGCATTTAATAGTAAGAGCGGTGGCTTCTTTCTCACAACCGTAGGTCGTGTTCAGACTCCAACTCTTTCTATTGTGGTGGAGCGCGAAGAGTTGATTCGTAAATTTATCTCCAAAGATTATTGGGAGGTGAAGGCAGAATTTATTGCTGCAGCAGGCATCTATGAAGGCCGCTGGTTTGACCCGAAATTTAAAAAGGATGTTGCTGAGCCTGATGCACGCGAGAATCGCCTGTGGAGCGAAGCGGCAGCACAAAGCATTGTTGCAGCATGTCGCGGTAAAAAAGCAAACGTTACAGAAGAAGCTAAGCCCGCCACGCAACTTGCCCCTCAGTTATTTGATTTAACTAGCTTACAGCGTGAGGCAAATGCGCGCTTTGGCTTCTCTGCAAAAAATACCTTAGGTCTTGCACAAGCTTTATATGAGCGTCACAAGGTATTAACGTATCCGCGTACTGATGCAAAAGCGCTGCCAGAGGATTACCTCGATACCGTCAAGCAAACCATGGAGAATCTTGCCGATAACTCGCAAGACTATCGCGCCTTTGCTAAACAAATCTTGCAGGGCGATCCAAAGGATCCAAAAGCTAAAGCAGGATATGGTTGGGTCAAGCCAAATAAACGGATCTTTGATAATTCTAAAATTTCTGATCACTTTGCGATCATTCCAACATTAGAAACGCCCAAGAATTTAAGCGAGCCCGAAGCGAAGCTCTACGATTTAGTTGTACGTCGTTTCTTGGCAGTGTTTTATCCTGCCGCAGAATTCCGCGTCACCACACGTATTAGCGAGGTATCTGGACACCACTTCAAAACAGAGGGGCGTGTTCTTGTAAACCCAGGCTGGTTAACGGTTTACGGTAAATCCAATCAAGCAGATGATGAGCTTGTTCCAGTACAACAGGGCAAAGCAGTACAAACTGAGTCTATTGCTGCTGTACCGCTAAAAACCAAACCGCCTGCACGGTATACGGAAGCTACATTGCTCTCTGCGATGGAAAGTGCTGGCAAGTGGGTTGATGATGATGACATGCGCGAAGCCATGGCTGAAAAGGGCTTGGGTACACCTGCAACACGCGCCGCCATCATTGAAGGCTTACTTGCTGAAAAATATATTGTGCGGGAAGCGCGTGAGCTCATTCCAACTGCAAAAGCTTTTCAGTTAATGACTTTATTGCGCGGCTTAGATGTTGAAGAATTAACACGCCCTGACTTAACGGGTAGCTGGGAAAACAAGCTATCTCTCATCGAGCAGGGCAAGATGAACCGCGATACCTTCATGCAAGAAATCGCGCAGATGACTCAGCGCATCGTGAAGCGTGCCAAAGAATATGACAGCGATACTATTCCAGGCGACTACGCCACAATGACCACGCCGTGCCCGCACTGCAAGGGTCCGGTCAAAGAGAACTACCGCCGTTTTGCTTGTGAGAAATGTGGTTTTACTATCAGCAAAACACCGGGTGGGCGTGCGTTTGAATATCCTGAAGTTGAAGAATTGTTGCGCGAAAAAACCATTGGACCACTGCAAGGATTCCGCAGCAAAATGGGGCGCCCATTTGCTGCCATTATTAAGTTAAGTGAAATCCCAGAGGACGATAAAGATTATCCAAATGCAGGATTTAAGCTTGAATTTGACTTTGGTAATACGCAAGATGATGAAACTGAAGCAGTGGATTTCACAGGTCGACAAGCTTTAGGTGTTTGTCCAAAGTGCTCTGGTGCAGTCTACGAGGATGGCATGCGTTATGTTTGCGAAAACAATACTGGCCCAAGTAAAACTTGTGATTTCAAAACTGGAAAAGTAGTGCTTCAGCAAGAAGTGTCAGCTGAGCAGGTTCAGAAATTGCTGAAAGAGGGCAAAACCGATCTTCTGACCAACTTTAAATCTAACCGCACTGGCCGTGGCTTTAAGGCCTATTTGGCCTTGGATTCTGCTGGCAAAATTGGCTTTGAATTTGAGGCCAAAGCCCCTAAAGCTGAAGGTGCGGCCAAGGCTCCAGCGAAGAAGCGGGCAGGCGCCAGCGCAGCAACCAAGTCTGCAGCAAAACCAAAGCGTGCTAGTAAAGCTAAATCATCCTCTAGTAGCTGAGCAGTAACTAGCTTAGCCGCTAGAGCGGACCACAGAATTCCCCTTGACCCCAGGGCAGTAGCTAAAAATATTCCCGGGCGTTGAGTGAGCGCCCCAATGATTGGTAAACGATCTCCCGCCACACATCGGACTCCAACAAATTCTCCAGTTTTGGCTAATGAGCAAAGCTCGCCTTCTGGATAGTTCACCAAACCCCTTGCTTGTTCCCGATTGAAATCATCGCTTACTTGTCTTGGAGCAAGATCATTCTCGCCCTCATCAAAACTCGAGCCCACAATCCATTGATAGCTCCCATCATCCTGGCGCTCGGCAGGCAGGCAATATCCATCACCAGAAATGCCAACGTTAGGTAGTTTTTTGACCCAAGCATCGCCATCTTTAACCGTGAAAATACTCAGCTGACCACGCACTGGCTTTAAGGGCAAACGTATGCCAATGCTGCTCATCAATGGCTTAGCCTCAAGGGCGCAAGCTAAAACAACTTTATTTGCTGAAAGGATGAGTTTGTTTGAGTCATCAAACAAATACCACTGCTTGCCATGCGCTTCTAGACGTGTAACGCGTGTATTCCAAAGGCAAGTAAGGCGCTCATGCTTCTGCAGCAACTGCTTGCTTGTTTCAAGCAAATTTAAGCCCGCGCCTCGCGGTAACCAAACGCCGCTTTGCGTAATCCCACAAACCTTAGCGGCCTCTTGCGCATCCATAGCAACAGCCATATCTTGATCAAGATCCAAAGAGCGCAAGTGCCTTGTCGTTTCGATAAGATCAAAGGGCTTATCTTTTTTGCTTGGCTGAAAGATCCCATGTTGTCGCCATACATTTTTCCAGCGAGCCTCAGCAAGCAAAAATGCAATGCGCGTTAGACGCAATAAGCGTGGAGAGCCTTTACCAATGTGCGGATGAGCAATGGCATAAGCATGGCTGGAACAGGCGGTGGCTGGGGATGCGGCGGTGTCAACAATACAAACTGATTTGCCGCGCTCAAGCAACTCATTTGCAATGGTTGCCCCACAAATGCCCGCCCCAATCACCACTATTTCATGGTGTTGGGGTTTGGTCATTGAATAAATCTAAATAAAACGGTGGGTATTACTAAAGTCTTTTGGAACTTAAGCATTCAAACGTTGTTCGATCTTAGAGCGAGTTTCTTTCAACTCTTTTGGTAAACGATCGCCAAGGTGTTCGAACAATTCTGTATGCAGCTTAAGCTCATTCTTCCAGTCATCAATACCAACATTGATGGCTTTAGTGAACTTCTCTGCTGAGTAGTCAAGGCCGCCCCAGTGCATATCTGCGTACTCTGGAGTAATGCCAAACGGTGTTTCTTTGCCATTAGCTTTGCCTTCGGCACGATTCAAAATCCATGAAAGAACGCGCATGTTTTCGCCGAAACCAGGCCATACAAACTTACCATTCTCATCCTTGCGGAACCAGTTCACACAGTAGATCTTTGGCAATACTGCACCTTCAGCCTCAAGCTTCTTACCAATATTGAGCCAATGTTGGAAATAGTCGCTCATGTTGTAGCCGGCAAATGCAATCATTGCAAACGGGTCACGGCGTACAACGCCAATCTGCCCTGTAATTGCTGCGGTAGTTTCTGAGCCCAATGTCGCAGCCATGTAAACACCCTCAACCCAATCACGTGCTTCGCTAACCAAAGGCACAGTGTTTGAACGACGGCCGCCGAACAAGAACGCGTCAATTGGGACCCCCGCAGGATCATCCCAATTAGGATCAACCGCTGGGTTATTAGTTGCAGCAACTGTGAAGCGTGAATTTGGATGTGCGGCTTTACGACCAGCAGCGCCATCAGCTGGAGTCCAGTCTTTACCTTGCCAGTCAATCAAATGTGCTGGTGGAGTTTCTGTTAAACCTTCCCACCAAACATCACCATCATCAGTCAAGCCAACGTTAGTGAAAATCACGTCT
This genomic window contains:
- a CDS encoding DNA topoisomerase III; amino-acid sequence: MATKATTKKSSSKTSAGDHPKALIIAEKPSVANDIAKALGGFTKYEDYFESDEFLISSAVGHLLEIAAPEEFDVKRGKWSFANLPVVPPYFDLRPIAKTESRLKVLQKLIKRKDVTSLINACDAGREGELIFRLIAQHAKASQSIQRLWLQSMTPAAIREGFTNLRTDEDMKPLADAARCRSEADWLVGINGTRAMTAFNSKSGGFFLTTVGRVQTPTLSIVVEREELIRKFISKDYWEVKAEFIAAAGIYEGRWFDPKFKKDVAEPDARENRLWSEAAAQSIVAACRGKKANVTEEAKPATQLAPQLFDLTSLQREANARFGFSAKNTLGLAQALYERHKVLTYPRTDAKALPEDYLDTVKQTMENLADNSQDYRAFAKQILQGDPKDPKAKAGYGWVKPNKRIFDNSKISDHFAIIPTLETPKNLSEPEAKLYDLVVRRFLAVFYPAAEFRVTTRISEVSGHHFKTEGRVLVNPGWLTVYGKSNQADDELVPVQQGKAVQTESIAAVPLKTKPPARYTEATLLSAMESAGKWVDDDDMREAMAEKGLGTPATRAAIIEGLLAEKYIVREARELIPTAKAFQLMTLLRGLDVEELTRPDLTGSWENKLSLIEQGKMNRDTFMQEIAQMTQRIVKRAKEYDSDTIPGDYATMTTPCPHCKGPVKENYRRFACEKCGFTISKTPGGRAFEYPEVEELLREKTIGPLQGFRSKMGRPFAAIIKLSEIPEDDKDYPNAGFKLEFDFGNTQDDETEAVDFTGRQALGVCPKCSGAVYEDGMRYVCENNTGPSKTCDFKTGKVVLQQEVSAEQVQKLLKEGKTDLLTNFKSNRTGRGFKAYLALDSAGKIGFEFEAKAPKAEGAAKAPAKKRAGASAATKSAAKPKRASKAKSSSSS